Genomic DNA from Paenibacillus sp. KS-LC4:
GATTTAAGCCATATCAAAATAACAGGCCTATATATGCTTGCAGCCGCATTGATCGGCCTGATTGGAGGGGTTGGCTGCACGGTATACTCCAGCATCGCCTCGCAGAAATTCGGCGCTGATCTGCGCGGCGATTTGTTCCGCAAGGTACAGACCTTTTCCTTCCAAAACCTGGATGAACTAAAGACTGGATCATTGATTACGCGACTTACGAGCGATATTGTCCAGCTCCAGACGATGGTGCAAATGCTGCTGCGCATTTTTGTCAGGTCGCCAATGCTGGCCATTGGCAGCATCATTATGACGATTGCAATTAGCCCTAAGCTGGCGCTCATTCTCGCCATTATCGTTCCGCTGCTGTTCATCGTCATGTTTGCCCTTATTCGCTCTACACTTCCGTTGTTTGCAAGCATGCAGTCAAAGCTGGATGCGGTAAACACGGTGCTTCAAGAAAACTTCACCGGCATTCGGGTCGCCAAAGCCTTTGTGCGCTCCAGCTATGAAAACGAACGGTTTGGCCGTGCCAATCGCGATTATACAGGCTCGGCTATTAAGGCGATGCAATTGGTTGCCATTAATATGCCGATTCTCACTTTTATTTTGAATGCGGCGATTGCTGCCGTGCTTTGGTATGGCGGTCTTGATGTACAGAAGGGCTCGCTGCCTGTAGGCGATTTAATTGCTTTTATCAATTATGTGACACAGGTCATGATGTCGCTGTCGATGATCGGCATGATGCTCGTCCGCTTCTCAACGGCGAAGGTATCTGCACAGCGCGTGCAGGAGGTGCTGAATACGTCATCGGAAATTCGCTCAGCCGAATCGCCCGCCCAACCTAGTAGCGCGGCGGGAGAAATCGTATTTGAGCATGTTTCATTCGCTTACGCAGGTGCATCTGCGCCTGAAATGGCATATGAGCTGCGCGACATTAGCTTTACGGCGAAGCCGGGACAGACGCTCGCACTGATTGGCGCAACCGGAGCTGGCAAGTCTACGCTCGTCAATCTGATTCCGCGGCTATACGAGGCTACGCAAGGTCGCGTGCTTCTGGACGGCATTGATGTGCGCGACATGGAGCTTGGAAGCCTGCGAAGCCATATTGGCATCGTGCTTCAGGAGTCGATTTTGTTCACGGGTACAATTCGTGAAAATATTTGCTTCGGCAAGCCAGAGGCCACCGAAGACGAAATGCTTGCCGCCGCTAGAGCAGCGGCAGCCCATGAATTTATTACCCGCCTTCCCGAGGGCTATGACACGCAGCTTGGCCAGCGCGGGGTCAATTTGTCTGGCGGGCAGAAGCAGCGGCTTTCCATCGCTCGCGCGCTGCTCCTCCAGCCGTCGGTGCTTATTCTCGATGACAGCACGAGCGCCATCGACATGGGAACGGAGGCGCAGATTCAAGCAGCGCTGCGCAAGCTGATGCATGGACGAACCAGCATTATGATCGCGCAGCGCATCTCCTCCGTCATCGACGCCGATCACATTATCGTGCTTGATGAGGGGCAAATTGCCGCGCAGGGCACTCACGATGAGCTGCTTCGCTCCTCTGGGCTTTATCAAGAAATTTACCAGTCGCAGGCTGGCAAGGAGGCGACCGTTCATGGCTGATCCAAAGCATGTCTCTGGCAGCGAGCGCACGCAAGCTCCAGCAGCATCGCCTGCTTTGCCCAACCTCGGAATGCGTGGAGGCCCTCCGGGCATTTCATCTGCAAAAGCCAAGCCCAAAAACACGTTCCAGACGCTGCGCCGGATATGGAGCTACTTGGGCCGCTACCGTGCAACGCTAATGAGCGTGCTGTTTGCAACGATAGGAGCAACGCTGCTGTCGCTCGCCGCGCCATACCTCATCGGCTACGCCATTGATCAATATATTATTCCTCGAAGCTATGACGGACTGCTGTCGCTATGCTTTCTGCTGCTTGCTGTATATGCGGGCAGCTCCGTGTTGACCTGGCTCCAGCAGAAGCTGGTGGTGAGCGCATCCCAGAATACGGTGCTGGAT
This window encodes:
- a CDS encoding ABC transporter ATP-binding protein: MIKLARYLKPHWMAVLLAPLLMVLEVCMDLLQPKLMASIVDEGIIKGDLSHIKITGLYMLAAALIGLIGGVGCTVYSSIASQKFGADLRGDLFRKVQTFSFQNLDELKTGSLITRLTSDIVQLQTMVQMLLRIFVRSPMLAIGSIIMTIAISPKLALILAIIVPLLFIVMFALIRSTLPLFASMQSKLDAVNTVLQENFTGIRVAKAFVRSSYENERFGRANRDYTGSAIKAMQLVAINMPILTFILNAAIAAVLWYGGLDVQKGSLPVGDLIAFINYVTQVMMSLSMIGMMLVRFSTAKVSAQRVQEVLNTSSEIRSAESPAQPSSAAGEIVFEHVSFAYAGASAPEMAYELRDISFTAKPGQTLALIGATGAGKSTLVNLIPRLYEATQGRVLLDGIDVRDMELGSLRSHIGIVLQESILFTGTIRENICFGKPEATEDEMLAAARAAAAHEFITRLPEGYDTQLGQRGVNLSGGQKQRLSIARALLLQPSVLILDDSTSAIDMGTEAQIQAALRKLMHGRTSIMIAQRISSVIDADHIIVLDEGQIAAQGTHDELLRSSGLYQEIYQSQAGKEATVHG